Proteins encoded within one genomic window of Bombus terrestris chromosome 11, iyBomTerr1.2, whole genome shotgun sequence:
- the LOC100648604 gene encoding unconventional myosin-XIX isoform X1: protein MPATEEQPISQAGWDFITDLGTLPEDENIIIDFLLQRLQRGQIYTWVGSLLLTLNPNNEVSTSHLYDSSEFNKHIDISHTTYEANPHIFAVAAKAHYNLIKEHGRNAQVIVISGETGTGKTFNACKCLEFLSNINKWSVQLSQGDCAHNIMLRITDACRLISTFTTACTEKNEISSRHGQLVKLHYKSGIISGATINSFLLERNRVTRGSSNFQIFYQMIFGMSPTELEILNLSKDKYYDILNVIDCNKKKYFQESFQDTLNALDILDFKSDQKKNIFQVLALLIHMGNIEFREDGEICAIDFSNNKSKEALKSTCVLSSLTEDTIMELLTTILINPQSSWRKHTSYHRHLVTVDACRNRLHSIIRYMYDLLFHWILNHANKTLSLKQQYSQWLGILDIFGFESFTKNGIEQLCVNYANEKMQQYYIETCVENNRNDLQEEGFIKICNPSHTINLYKERLNVIEENLFLTLNDACQSPVVIDILTIIQSVCKNLHNAQKKFLSEKEGNFIIEHYSGPVTYSIEDLLSKNTDKVPNEISLIFSTSKNKFLRSLINFGEEQYLHIVKGSITKKTMLAKLKYNMDTLIKELRKCDLHYVRCVKPNRSINNEWDRKNFKKQLACIGIFDALPLAKCKYPIRLRHQDFYVRYSRKPMEMIDLNKCKLILESIVPKKDLQTQVHFGKQLIFLTEPIFLKLESYRRNYRIKYANKIKTFWIKRSKYNILHILFCSFLKILFTGRKIIPAISKYLGTNFSIQNIYNINKDNTAVKIMLESELKTSNSLEEAPFAQNNKETSHLNLVMENKEGKNKNINKSLNETYSENKSENRNINKSLNETYSESKNQNKNNWPEMLNIFGEVCVLKNWPKIINLRYQLSDVQIKTYFENNTIKFIKTINSDYFPKLKHGKDFHMYNDMVDDNCNDNNNNLLKQRLTLHSSLMNIDSVKNINERRYSMYCEKDKIVTIEIDSCLLFYKNRILSRRQLAAIPIRMHTRATCLINSHILPRSVLPQGLQDCL, encoded by the exons ATGCCAGCAACAGAAGAG CAACCAATTTCCCAAGCCGGATGGGATTTCATTACCGATTTAGGTACTTTACCAGAAGATGAAAATATTA TTATAGATTTTCTTTTACAAAGATTACAACGTGGTCAAATTTATACGTGGGTTGGCTCACTACTTCTGACATTAAATCCTAACAATGAAGTATCAACATCTCATTTGTATGATTCTTCAgaatttaataaacatattGATATATCTCATACTACGTATGAAGCAAATCCTCACATATTTGCTGTTGCTGCTAAGGCACATTACAATCTTATCAAAGAACATGGACGAAATGCTCAG GTAATTGTTATAAGTGGAGAAACTGGAACAGGAAAAACATTCAATGCTTGCAAGTGTCTAGAGTTTCTTAGTAATATTAACAAATGGTCAGTACAGTTATCTCAGGGAGATTGTGCACACAATATTATGCTAAGAATTACAGACGCTTGTCGTTTGATATCTACTTTTACAACTGCCTGTactgaaaaaaatgaaataagttcAAGACATGGACAACTTGTAAAACTTCATTATAAAAGTGGAATTATTTCTGGTGCAACTATTAACTCGTTTCTCTTAGAAAGAAATAGAGTAACAAGAGGTTCaagcaattttcaaattttttatcag atGATATTTGGAATGTCACCTACAGAACTTGAAATTCTTAATTTATCTAAAgataaatattatgatatattaaatgttatagattgcaataagaagaaatattttcaagaaagTTTCCAAGATACTCTGAACGCATTGGATATATTGGATTTCAAATCTGAtcaaaaaaagaacatttttcaaGTTCTTGCCTTATTGATTCATATGGGAAATATTGAATTTAGAGAAGATGGTGAAATATGTGCAATTGATTTTAGTAATAACA AATCAAAGGAAGCTCTAAAAAGTACTTGTGTTCTTAGTTCTTTAACTGAAGATACTATCATGGAATTACTTACTACTATTCTCATAAATCCACAAAGTTCTTGGCGGAAACATACCTCATATCATCGACACCTTGTTACTGTTGATGCGTGTCGCAACAGATTACATAGTATAATTAGATATATGTACGATCTTCTTTTTCATTGGATCTTAAATCATGCAAATAAAACTTTATCTTTAAAACAACAATATTCACAATGGCTTG gCATACTGGATATCTTTGGTTTCGAATCGTTTACTAAAAACGGAATAGAACAACTTTGTGTAAATTATGCTAATGAGAAAATGCAACAGTATTACATAGAAACTTGTGTGGAAAATAATCGTAATGATTTACAAGAGGaaggttttattaaaatttgcaatCCTTCACATACTATCAATTTATACAAAGAACGTCTAAACGTTattgaagaaaatttatttttgaccTTGAATgat GCTTGTCAATCACCAGTAGTGATTgatatattaacaataattcaaTCAGTATGTAAAAATTTACACAATGCACAAAAAAAGTTTTTAAGTGAGAAAGAAGGAAACTTCATTATAGAACATTACTCTGGTCCTGTTACATATTCTATAGAAGATTTACTGTCTAAAAATACAGATAag gTTCCAAATGAAATATCTCTAATTTTCAGTACAAGTAAGAATAAATTTCTTCGTTCCTTAATCAATTTTGGAGAGGAACAATATTTGCATATTGTAAAGGGATCTATTACAAAAAAAACTATGTTagctaaattaaaatataatatggatACACTTATTAAGGAACTTAGAAAATGTGACCTGCATTACGTACGATGTGTTAAACcaaa TCGATCGATAAATAATGAATGGGATCGTAAAAACTTCAAAAAACAATTGGCATGTATTGGTATTTTTGATGCTTTACCTTTAGCTAAATGTAAATATCCTATTCGTTTACGTCATCAAGATTTTTATGTTCGTTACTCCAGAAAGCCTATGG aaATGATTGATCTCAACAAATGTAAACTGATTCTGGAGTCAATTGTACCTAAGAAAGATCTACAAACACAGGTTCATTTTGGAAAGCAGTTGATATTTTTAACAGAGcctatttttcttaaattagaATCCTATAGAAGGAATTATCGTATAAAATAtgctaataaaataaaaacgtttTGGATAAAGCGTAGTAAGTATAATATCTTACATAtacttttttgttcttttctcaaaattcttttcacagGACGTAAAATAATACCAGCTATCTCAAAATATTTGGGAACTAACTTttcaatacaaaatatatacaacATAAACAAAGACAATACAGCTGTCAAAATTATGCTTGAAAGTGAATTGAAAACATCAAATTCTTTGGAGGAAGCTCCATTCGCTCAGAACAATAAGGAAACAAGTCATCTAAATCTTGTAATGGAAAATAAGGAAggtaaaaataagaatataaataaaagtctgAATGAAACTTATTCAGAAAATAAGAGTGAAAAtaggaatataaataaaagtctgAATGAAACTTATTCGGAAAGTAAGAATCAAAATAAGAATAACTGGCCAGAGATGCTAAATATTTTTGGAGAAGTATGTGTCCTTAAAAATTGGCCAAAAATAATTAACCTTAGATACCAACTCAGTGATGTACAAATTAAAACTTACTTTgaaaataatactataaaatttataaaaacgatCAATTCTGATTATTTTCCAAAACTTAAACATGGTAAAGACTTTCATATGTACAATGATATGGTAGATGATAATTGTAAtgacaataacaataatttattgaaacagCGTTTAACATTACATAGTTCTTTAATGAATATAGACTCTGTAAAGAATATCAATGAAAGAAGATATTCTATGTATTGCGAGAAG GACAAAATTGTTACTATTGAAATAGATTCTTGTTTACTTTTTTATAAGAATCGAATTTTAAGTCGACGACAGCTTGCTGCa ataCCGATAAGGATGCATACTCGGGCTACATGTTTGATTAATTCGCATATATTACCACGTAGTGTATTACCGCAAGGGTTACAAGACTGTCTTTAA
- the LOC100648604 gene encoding unconventional myosin-Ie isoform X3, with translation MPATEEQPISQAGWDFITDLGTLPEDENIIIDFLLQRLQRGQIYTWVGSLLLTLNPNNEVSTSHLYDSSEFNKHIDISHTTYEANPHIFAVAAKAHYNLIKEHGRNAQVIVISGETGTGKTFNACKCLEFLSNINKWSVQLSQGDCAHNIMLRITDACRLISTFTTACTEKNEISSRHGQLVKLHYKSGIISGATINSFLLERNRVTRGSSNFQIFYQMIFGMSPTELEILNLSKDKYYDILNVIDCNKKKYFQESFQDTLNALDILDFKSDQKKNIFQVLALLIHMGNIEFREDGEICAIDFSNNKSKEALKSTCVLSSLTEDTIMELLTTILINPQSSWRKHTSYHRHLVTVDACRNRLHSIIRYMYDLLFHWILNHANKTLSLKQQYSQWLGILDIFGFESFTKNGIEQLCVNYANEKMQQYYIETCVENNRNDLQEEGFIKICNPSHTINLYKERLNVIEENLFLTLNDACQSPVVIDILTIIQSVCKNLHNAQKKFLSEKEGNFIIEHYSGPVTYSIEDLLSKNTDKVPNEISLIFSTSKNKFLRSLINFGEEQYLHIVKGSITKKTMLAKLKYNMDTLIKELRKCDLHYVRCVKPNRSINNEWDRKNFKKQLACIGIFDALPLAKCKYPIRLRHQDFYVRYSRKPMGRKIIPAISKYLGTNFSIQNIYNINKDNTAVKIMLESELKTSNSLEEAPFAQNNKETSHLNLVMENKEGKNKNINKSLNETYSENKSENRNINKSLNETYSESKNQNKNNWPEMLNIFGEVCVLKNWPKIINLRYQLSDVQIKTYFENNTIKFIKTINSDYFPKLKHGKDFHMYNDMVDDNCNDNNNNLLKQRLTLHSSLMNIDSVKNINERRYSMYCEKDKIVTIEIDSCLLFYKNRILSRRQLAAIPIRMHTRATCLINSHILPRSVLPQGLQDCL, from the exons ATGCCAGCAACAGAAGAG CAACCAATTTCCCAAGCCGGATGGGATTTCATTACCGATTTAGGTACTTTACCAGAAGATGAAAATATTA TTATAGATTTTCTTTTACAAAGATTACAACGTGGTCAAATTTATACGTGGGTTGGCTCACTACTTCTGACATTAAATCCTAACAATGAAGTATCAACATCTCATTTGTATGATTCTTCAgaatttaataaacatattGATATATCTCATACTACGTATGAAGCAAATCCTCACATATTTGCTGTTGCTGCTAAGGCACATTACAATCTTATCAAAGAACATGGACGAAATGCTCAG GTAATTGTTATAAGTGGAGAAACTGGAACAGGAAAAACATTCAATGCTTGCAAGTGTCTAGAGTTTCTTAGTAATATTAACAAATGGTCAGTACAGTTATCTCAGGGAGATTGTGCACACAATATTATGCTAAGAATTACAGACGCTTGTCGTTTGATATCTACTTTTACAACTGCCTGTactgaaaaaaatgaaataagttcAAGACATGGACAACTTGTAAAACTTCATTATAAAAGTGGAATTATTTCTGGTGCAACTATTAACTCGTTTCTCTTAGAAAGAAATAGAGTAACAAGAGGTTCaagcaattttcaaattttttatcag atGATATTTGGAATGTCACCTACAGAACTTGAAATTCTTAATTTATCTAAAgataaatattatgatatattaaatgttatagattgcaataagaagaaatattttcaagaaagTTTCCAAGATACTCTGAACGCATTGGATATATTGGATTTCAAATCTGAtcaaaaaaagaacatttttcaaGTTCTTGCCTTATTGATTCATATGGGAAATATTGAATTTAGAGAAGATGGTGAAATATGTGCAATTGATTTTAGTAATAACA AATCAAAGGAAGCTCTAAAAAGTACTTGTGTTCTTAGTTCTTTAACTGAAGATACTATCATGGAATTACTTACTACTATTCTCATAAATCCACAAAGTTCTTGGCGGAAACATACCTCATATCATCGACACCTTGTTACTGTTGATGCGTGTCGCAACAGATTACATAGTATAATTAGATATATGTACGATCTTCTTTTTCATTGGATCTTAAATCATGCAAATAAAACTTTATCTTTAAAACAACAATATTCACAATGGCTTG gCATACTGGATATCTTTGGTTTCGAATCGTTTACTAAAAACGGAATAGAACAACTTTGTGTAAATTATGCTAATGAGAAAATGCAACAGTATTACATAGAAACTTGTGTGGAAAATAATCGTAATGATTTACAAGAGGaaggttttattaaaatttgcaatCCTTCACATACTATCAATTTATACAAAGAACGTCTAAACGTTattgaagaaaatttatttttgaccTTGAATgat GCTTGTCAATCACCAGTAGTGATTgatatattaacaataattcaaTCAGTATGTAAAAATTTACACAATGCACAAAAAAAGTTTTTAAGTGAGAAAGAAGGAAACTTCATTATAGAACATTACTCTGGTCCTGTTACATATTCTATAGAAGATTTACTGTCTAAAAATACAGATAag gTTCCAAATGAAATATCTCTAATTTTCAGTACAAGTAAGAATAAATTTCTTCGTTCCTTAATCAATTTTGGAGAGGAACAATATTTGCATATTGTAAAGGGATCTATTACAAAAAAAACTATGTTagctaaattaaaatataatatggatACACTTATTAAGGAACTTAGAAAATGTGACCTGCATTACGTACGATGTGTTAAACcaaa TCGATCGATAAATAATGAATGGGATCGTAAAAACTTCAAAAAACAATTGGCATGTATTGGTATTTTTGATGCTTTACCTTTAGCTAAATGTAAATATCCTATTCGTTTACGTCATCAAGATTTTTATGTTCGTTACTCCAGAAAGCCTATGG GACGTAAAATAATACCAGCTATCTCAAAATATTTGGGAACTAACTTttcaatacaaaatatatacaacATAAACAAAGACAATACAGCTGTCAAAATTATGCTTGAAAGTGAATTGAAAACATCAAATTCTTTGGAGGAAGCTCCATTCGCTCAGAACAATAAGGAAACAAGTCATCTAAATCTTGTAATGGAAAATAAGGAAggtaaaaataagaatataaataaaagtctgAATGAAACTTATTCAGAAAATAAGAGTGAAAAtaggaatataaataaaagtctgAATGAAACTTATTCGGAAAGTAAGAATCAAAATAAGAATAACTGGCCAGAGATGCTAAATATTTTTGGAGAAGTATGTGTCCTTAAAAATTGGCCAAAAATAATTAACCTTAGATACCAACTCAGTGATGTACAAATTAAAACTTACTTTgaaaataatactataaaatttataaaaacgatCAATTCTGATTATTTTCCAAAACTTAAACATGGTAAAGACTTTCATATGTACAATGATATGGTAGATGATAATTGTAAtgacaataacaataatttattgaaacagCGTTTAACATTACATAGTTCTTTAATGAATATAGACTCTGTAAAGAATATCAATGAAAGAAGATATTCTATGTATTGCGAGAAG GACAAAATTGTTACTATTGAAATAGATTCTTGTTTACTTTTTTATAAGAATCGAATTTTAAGTCGACGACAGCTTGCTGCa ataCCGATAAGGATGCATACTCGGGCTACATGTTTGATTAATTCGCATATATTACCACGTAGTGTATTACCGCAAGGGTTACAAGACTGTCTTTAA
- the LOC100648604 gene encoding unconventional myosin-XIX isoform X2, with protein MPATEEQPISQAGWDFITDLGTLPEDENIIIDFLLQRLQRGQIYTWVGSLLLTLNPNNEVSTSHLYDSSEFNKHIDISHTTYEANPHIFAVAAKAHYNLIKEHGRNAQVIVISGETGTGKTFNACKCLEFLSNINKWSVQLSQGDCAHNIMLRITDACRLISTFTTACTEKNEISSRHGQLVKLHYKSGIISGATINSFLLERNRVTRGSSNFQIFYQMIFGMSPTELEILNLSKDKYYDILNVIDCNKKKYFQESFQDTLNALDILDFKSDQKKNIFQVLALLIHMGNIEFREDGEICAIDFSNNKSKEALKSTCVLSSLTEDTIMELLTTILINPQSSWRKHTSYHRHLVTVDACRNRLHSIIRYMYDLLFHWILNHANKTLSLKQQYSQWLGILDIFGFESFTKNGIEQLCVNYANEKMQQYYIETCVENNRNDLQEEGFIKICNPSHTINLYKERLNVIEENLFLTLNDACQSPVVIDILTIIQSVCKNLHNAQKKFLSEKEGNFIIEHYSGPVTYSIEDLLSKNTDKVPNEISLIFSTSKNKFLRSLINFGEEQYLHIVKGSITKKTMLAKLKYNMDTLIKELRKCDLHYVRCVKPNRSINNEWDRKNFKKQLACIGIFDALPLAKCKYPIRLRHQDFYVRYSRKPMEMIDLNKCKLILESIVPKKDLQTQVHFGKQLIFLTEPIFLKLESYRRNYRIKYANKIKTFWIKRRRKIIPAISKYLGTNFSIQNIYNINKDNTAVKIMLESELKTSNSLEEAPFAQNNKETSHLNLVMENKEGKNKNINKSLNETYSENKSENRNINKSLNETYSESKNQNKNNWPEMLNIFGEVCVLKNWPKIINLRYQLSDVQIKTYFENNTIKFIKTINSDYFPKLKHGKDFHMYNDMVDDNCNDNNNNLLKQRLTLHSSLMNIDSVKNINERRYSMYCEKDKIVTIEIDSCLLFYKNRILSRRQLAAIPIRMHTRATCLINSHILPRSVLPQGLQDCL; from the exons ATGCCAGCAACAGAAGAG CAACCAATTTCCCAAGCCGGATGGGATTTCATTACCGATTTAGGTACTTTACCAGAAGATGAAAATATTA TTATAGATTTTCTTTTACAAAGATTACAACGTGGTCAAATTTATACGTGGGTTGGCTCACTACTTCTGACATTAAATCCTAACAATGAAGTATCAACATCTCATTTGTATGATTCTTCAgaatttaataaacatattGATATATCTCATACTACGTATGAAGCAAATCCTCACATATTTGCTGTTGCTGCTAAGGCACATTACAATCTTATCAAAGAACATGGACGAAATGCTCAG GTAATTGTTATAAGTGGAGAAACTGGAACAGGAAAAACATTCAATGCTTGCAAGTGTCTAGAGTTTCTTAGTAATATTAACAAATGGTCAGTACAGTTATCTCAGGGAGATTGTGCACACAATATTATGCTAAGAATTACAGACGCTTGTCGTTTGATATCTACTTTTACAACTGCCTGTactgaaaaaaatgaaataagttcAAGACATGGACAACTTGTAAAACTTCATTATAAAAGTGGAATTATTTCTGGTGCAACTATTAACTCGTTTCTCTTAGAAAGAAATAGAGTAACAAGAGGTTCaagcaattttcaaattttttatcag atGATATTTGGAATGTCACCTACAGAACTTGAAATTCTTAATTTATCTAAAgataaatattatgatatattaaatgttatagattgcaataagaagaaatattttcaagaaagTTTCCAAGATACTCTGAACGCATTGGATATATTGGATTTCAAATCTGAtcaaaaaaagaacatttttcaaGTTCTTGCCTTATTGATTCATATGGGAAATATTGAATTTAGAGAAGATGGTGAAATATGTGCAATTGATTTTAGTAATAACA AATCAAAGGAAGCTCTAAAAAGTACTTGTGTTCTTAGTTCTTTAACTGAAGATACTATCATGGAATTACTTACTACTATTCTCATAAATCCACAAAGTTCTTGGCGGAAACATACCTCATATCATCGACACCTTGTTACTGTTGATGCGTGTCGCAACAGATTACATAGTATAATTAGATATATGTACGATCTTCTTTTTCATTGGATCTTAAATCATGCAAATAAAACTTTATCTTTAAAACAACAATATTCACAATGGCTTG gCATACTGGATATCTTTGGTTTCGAATCGTTTACTAAAAACGGAATAGAACAACTTTGTGTAAATTATGCTAATGAGAAAATGCAACAGTATTACATAGAAACTTGTGTGGAAAATAATCGTAATGATTTACAAGAGGaaggttttattaaaatttgcaatCCTTCACATACTATCAATTTATACAAAGAACGTCTAAACGTTattgaagaaaatttatttttgaccTTGAATgat GCTTGTCAATCACCAGTAGTGATTgatatattaacaataattcaaTCAGTATGTAAAAATTTACACAATGCACAAAAAAAGTTTTTAAGTGAGAAAGAAGGAAACTTCATTATAGAACATTACTCTGGTCCTGTTACATATTCTATAGAAGATTTACTGTCTAAAAATACAGATAag gTTCCAAATGAAATATCTCTAATTTTCAGTACAAGTAAGAATAAATTTCTTCGTTCCTTAATCAATTTTGGAGAGGAACAATATTTGCATATTGTAAAGGGATCTATTACAAAAAAAACTATGTTagctaaattaaaatataatatggatACACTTATTAAGGAACTTAGAAAATGTGACCTGCATTACGTACGATGTGTTAAACcaaa TCGATCGATAAATAATGAATGGGATCGTAAAAACTTCAAAAAACAATTGGCATGTATTGGTATTTTTGATGCTTTACCTTTAGCTAAATGTAAATATCCTATTCGTTTACGTCATCAAGATTTTTATGTTCGTTACTCCAGAAAGCCTATGG aaATGATTGATCTCAACAAATGTAAACTGATTCTGGAGTCAATTGTACCTAAGAAAGATCTACAAACACAGGTTCATTTTGGAAAGCAGTTGATATTTTTAACAGAGcctatttttcttaaattagaATCCTATAGAAGGAATTATCGTATAAAATAtgctaataaaataaaaacgtttTGGATAAAGCGTA GACGTAAAATAATACCAGCTATCTCAAAATATTTGGGAACTAACTTttcaatacaaaatatatacaacATAAACAAAGACAATACAGCTGTCAAAATTATGCTTGAAAGTGAATTGAAAACATCAAATTCTTTGGAGGAAGCTCCATTCGCTCAGAACAATAAGGAAACAAGTCATCTAAATCTTGTAATGGAAAATAAGGAAggtaaaaataagaatataaataaaagtctgAATGAAACTTATTCAGAAAATAAGAGTGAAAAtaggaatataaataaaagtctgAATGAAACTTATTCGGAAAGTAAGAATCAAAATAAGAATAACTGGCCAGAGATGCTAAATATTTTTGGAGAAGTATGTGTCCTTAAAAATTGGCCAAAAATAATTAACCTTAGATACCAACTCAGTGATGTACAAATTAAAACTTACTTTgaaaataatactataaaatttataaaaacgatCAATTCTGATTATTTTCCAAAACTTAAACATGGTAAAGACTTTCATATGTACAATGATATGGTAGATGATAATTGTAAtgacaataacaataatttattgaaacagCGTTTAACATTACATAGTTCTTTAATGAATATAGACTCTGTAAAGAATATCAATGAAAGAAGATATTCTATGTATTGCGAGAAG GACAAAATTGTTACTATTGAAATAGATTCTTGTTTACTTTTTTATAAGAATCGAATTTTAAGTCGACGACAGCTTGCTGCa ataCCGATAAGGATGCATACTCGGGCTACATGTTTGATTAATTCGCATATATTACCACGTAGTGTATTACCGCAAGGGTTACAAGACTGTCTTTAA
- the LOC100646072 gene encoding uncharacterized protein LOC100646072: protein MKEMLTNQTSSGYSNPFVNNNGDSNSNNTNDNNTRRYAVLSTDWISAIGEELGMHPLPDSLLKRLAEDASYRLREVLHKCVTRLKHSKRKRLTSTDVNAVITNLCDVDPVLGAPESLPEYHTEAKVFVPNERIVNLVQKINDPLNISQTSVPFIQESEICDTRLTEARNNYAKRALKTLFNGSQKTFQVLINDCATNVHLSGEGVIDKLMSIARSMIISNNVQYTRVSTRTCQLIIAIASNSEAVYPYHLTSVDKLTELLLELLLGQSFINPNLEALFKDCTLKLMLRWPSTADKYIPMLENALLKEEKVDINGNKKNILVMELLASIQPLMLFQQEIGSPLSIHTILKFALPGSILWQKIALSICALIKSQAHTLDIEAFMEHYGDSLLPYLPLRYKSTVNGYKKPISLPITVKSKIKYVKVRPVISNRLLWDRQTAFPDSTLRGPRREIRFAFAGGRPVPSSNLRRVSLRANYQILRSELQATLALVASRRLLVLKDKRKRSFDIYNLLYGYL from the exons ATGAAAGAGATGTTAACAAATCAAACTAGTTCAGGATATAGTAACCCTTTCGTTAATAATAATGGAGACAGCAACAGTAACAATACAAACGATAATAATACAAGGAGATATGCTGTTCTTAGTACAGACTGGATATCTGCAATTGGAGAAGAACTGGGAATGCATCCTTTACCAGATTCTTTATTAAAAAGACTCGCAGAAGATGCCTCGTATAGACTTAGAGAAGTTCTACAT AAATGTGTAACAAGATTAAAACATAGCAAAAGAAAACGTCTAACGTCTACAGATGTAAACGCTGTGATTACCAATTTATGTGATGTAGATCCAGTATTAGGAGCACCAGAATCTCTACCAGAGTACCATACAGAAGCAAAAGTCTTTGTTCCTAATGAACGTATTGTTAATTTAgtacaaaaaataaatgatcCACTTAATATATCGCAAACTAGTGTACCCTTCATTCAAG AATCAGAAATATGTGATACTAGACTAACAGAAGCAAGAAATAATTATGCAAAACGCGCATTAAAAACATTATTTAATGGATCTCAGAAAACATTTCAG GTTCTAATTAATGATTGTGCCACTAATGTTCATTTGAGTGGGGAAGGagtaattgataaattaatgtCTATTGCTAGATCTatgataatttcaaataatgtGCAATACACAAGAGTATCAACAAGAACATGCCAACTTATTATTGCAATTGCAAGCAACAGTGAAGCTGTTTATCCATATCACTTAACTTCG gtTGATAAGTTAACTGAATTGTTATTGGAATTACTTTTAGGACAGAGTTTCATAAATCCAAACCTTGAAGCACTCTTTAAAGATTGCACGCTAAAATTAATGCTTCGTTGGCCATCTACTGCtgataa ATATATCCCTATGTTGGAGAACGCACTCTTAAAGGAAGAAAAGGTAGATATAAATGgtaataaaaaaaacattttgGTTATGGAGCTACTAGCTAGTATTCAGCCTTTGATGCTTTTTCAACAAGAGATAGGCTCTCCGCTCTCAATACATACTATTTTAAAATTTGCCTTACCTGGTTCTATTCTGTGGCAAAAGATAGCT CTTAGTATTTGTGCTCTTATAAAATCACAAGCTCATACTTTAGATATTGAAGCTTTCATGGAACATTATGGAGATTCTTTACTACCATACTTACCACTTCGTTATAAAAGCACAGTAAATGGTTATAAAAAACCTATTTCTCTTCCTATTACTgtcaaaagtaaaataaaatacgttAAAGTTAGGCCAGTAATAAGTAATCGGCTGTTATGGGATCGACAAACAGCATTTCCTGATTCTACATTACGAGGTCCACGACGAGAAATAAG aTTTGCCTTCGCCGGTGGACGACCAGTACCATCTAGTAATTTAAGGCGTGTTAGTTTGAGAGCAAATTATCAGATTTTAAGAAGTGAACTACAAGCTACGCTTGCTCTAGTAGCATCACGAAGGTTATTAGTActtaaagataaaagaaagagatcattcgatatttataatctattatacggttatttataa